A genomic segment from Osmerus mordax isolate fOsmMor3 chromosome 5, fOsmMor3.pri, whole genome shotgun sequence encodes:
- the lzts2a gene encoding leucine zipper putative tumor suppressor 2a, protein MALVQTLPVTVTDHPKPSLDVQQCRPNCHSPCSCPGLCGSGTTMGSVSSLISGRTYQELHCRAANEFSTKPRRSTPATSCFRLQDNTLRSGSSLEQLLVISTQNQPQTQTLTQTLTQPQPQPPPLPTKKQPRVGNSTVGGGDGGGAGCNGNFGYVSKEVVVGDWNDNHVPTGSPCSDSEEQRDNRGLNGNIGGPPPKLIPVSGKLEKNMEKILIRPTAFKPVMPKNRYSVQYLSPRPGGSLSESQGSLNLLLPLGVSNGTPSANGNGNDLDGKRNSYSGGRNARSSQSCSMSDSGRNSLSSLPTHSSTGYSLAHSEGSSSGSATGGLAGQLEPSAGRTTAGGGGGHGSHGSHGHTNSDSGRSSSSKSTGSGSLSGRGQPLSDSGSCGRSPPPLEGYEVMVKELEDKLRERDLELQQLRENLDENEAAICQVYEEKQRRCEREMEELRQSCSSKMKQASQKAQRAQQVIQLQVFQLQQEKKKLQEDFSSLLQDREALERRCASIQREQTKLGPRLEETKWEVCQKSGEISLLKQQLKELQSELSQKAGDIVVLKAQLREARSEIQANQARSQEAQTAVRTRSLELEVCENELQRRKSEAELLREKVGRLEEELSRLHEALSNHNGLSLPGGEGQAKKVQCMSLPLPPGRGMAGRGGPSPSGYRDGEEGRAAWGSESDEAKAQRQNAEAILGLRQQVDRLKAELIYERRSGEEQLTGFEEERRVWQEEKDKVIRYQKQLQQNYIQMYRRNRDLERVMRELSLELQNRDLEDYEVHSGSNDIDFEEITATEI, encoded by the exons ATGGCTCTGGTTCAGACCCTGCCCGTCACTGTGACTGACCACCCCAAACCCAGCCTTGACGTTCAGCAGTGCCGGCCTAACTGtcattctccctgctcctgccctgGCCTCTGTGGCTCTGGAACCACCATGGGCTCCGTCAGCAGTCTCATATCTGGCCGGACCTACCAGGAGCTGCACTGTCGGGCCGCCAACGAGTTCAGCACCAAGCCCCGCCGTTCCACCCCAGCCACCAGCTGCTTCAGGCTCCAGGACAACACCCTCCGCAGTGGGAGTTCCCTGGAGCAGCTCCTGGTCATCAGCACCCAGAACCAGCCTCAaacccagaccctaacccagaccctaacccagccccagcctcagccaccTCCGCTGCCCACCAAGAAGCAGCCCCGGGTGGGTAACTCTACCgtgggaggtggagatggagggggagctggatgTAATGGGAACTTTGGCTATGTGAGCAAGGAGGTTGTGGTTGGGGACTGGAATGACAACCACGTTCCCACTGGTAGTCCCTGCAGCGACTCAGAAGAGCAGAGGGATAACCGAGGGCTGAACGGGAATATCGGAGGGCCCCCTCCCAAACTCATCCCTGTGTCAGGAAAACTGGAGAAG aACATGGAGAAGATATTGATCCGTCCCACCGCATTCAAACCTGTGATGCCCAAGAACCGCTATTCGGTACAGTACCTCTCCCCGCGGCCAGGGGGCAGCCTTTCAGAGAGCCAGGGCAGCCTGAACCTACTTCTGCCACTTGGAGTGAGCAACGGGACCCCCAGTGCCAACGGGAATGGGAATGACTTGGATGGGAAACGTAACTCATACAGCGGAGGGCGCAATGCTCGGAGCAGCCAGTCCTGCTCCATGTCAGACTCCGGACGGAACTCCTTGTCCAGTCTGCCCACCCACAGTAGCACAGGCTACAGCCTCGCCCACAGCGAAGGCTCCAGCTCTGGGTCGGCTACTGGAGGTCTGGCTGGTCAACTGGAGCCCAGCGCAGGCCGGACCACcgcggggggtggagggggccacGGAAGCCACGGAAGCCATGGCCACACCAACTCAGACAGCGGGCGCTCTTCCTCCAGCAAGAGCACAGGCTCCGGGTCCCTCAGCGGGCGTGGACAGCCCCTGTCTGACAGCGGGTCGTGCGGGCGCTCGCCACCGCCTCTGGAGGGGTATGAGGTGATGGTAAAGGAACTGGAGgacaagctgagagagagagaccttgagCTGCAGCAGCTACGAGAGAACCTTGACGAGAATGAGGCCGCTATCTGCCAG GTGTATGAGGAGAAGCAGCGACGCTGtgaaagggagatggaggagttgaGACAAAGCTGCTCCTCTAAGATGAAGCAGGCTTCGCAGAAGGCCCAGAGAGCTCAACAAGTGATTCAGCTGcag GTCTTCCAGCTGCAGCAGGAAAAGAAGAAGCTACAGGAGGACTTCTCGTCTCTGCTGCAGGATCGCGAGGCGCTGGAGAGGAGGTGTGCTTCCATCCAGAGGGAGCAGACCAAGCTGGGACCCAGACTGGAGGAGACCAAGTGGGAG GTGTGTCAGAAGTCAGGTGAGATCTCCCTGCTCAAGCAGCAGCTAAAGGAGCTCCAGTCTGAGCTGAGCCAGAAGGCCGGAGACATTGTGGTTCTGAAAGCCCAGCTCCGTGAGGCCCGTTCGGAGATCCAGGCCAACCAGGCCCGGTCTCAGGAGGCCCAGACGGCTGTGCGGACTCGCTccctggagctggaggtgtGTGAGAACGAGCTCCAGAGGCGCAAGAGTGAAGCCGAGCTTCTCAGGGAGAAAGTGGGCCGCTTGGAGGAGGAGTTGTCACGTCTCCACGAGGCTCTGTCCAATCACAATGGGCTGTCccttcctggaggagagggtcaGGCCAAGAAGGTCCAGTGTATgagcctgcccctccccccaggccggGGCATGGCAGGGAGGGGTGGCCCCAGCCCCTCTGGGTACCGCGACGGGGAGGAGGGTCGGGCGGCGTGGGGCAGCGAGAGCGACGAGGCCAAGGCCCAGAGACAGAACGCTGAGGCTATTTTGGGACTCAGGCAACAG gtgGATCGGCTAAAGGCAGAGCTGATTtatgagaggaggagtggcGAGGAGCAGCTGACAGGgtttgaggaggagaggagggtgtggcaAGAGGAGAAAGATAAG GTGATCCGTTACCAGAAGCAGCTGCAGCAGAACTACATCCAGATGTACCGAAGGAACCGGGACCTGGAGCGTGTGATGAGGGAACTGAGTCTAGAACTGCAGAACCGAGACCTTGAGGACTACGAGGTTCACAGTGGCAGCAACGACATTGACTTTGAGGAGATCACAGCTACAGAGATCTAA